The following DNA comes from Cucumis sativus cultivar 9930 chromosome 7, Cucumber_9930_V3, whole genome shotgun sequence.
GAAATAATCATTGCCAATATCAATGAGGCTGTTGTCCTTGCTGCCATTTGGTTGAATGAAACCTTGCGCACTCCACATTAGTATAAGTTCAtgtgttttaatttcataatctttCGGGAACAAAGCACAGTATAGGAAACATTGCTTCAAATTAGCTGGAAGGTATTTATAGCTGAGTTCAAGAATTAATCGCACTTCTTTTAGATTATCTTGTCCTTGCCCCAAAATTCGATGAAGTTCATTATCTTTGAAAGACAACCAAACTCTTTTTGATTTATTGTCTTTTAAAAGTCCTCCGATGGTTCTTATCGTGAGAGGAACACCTTTTAGCTTTGAAACGATTTCCCTGCCAATTTGTATCAAACTTGAACTTTGATCAAGCTTCTCTGGATTACTTGGATGTCCTTCCAAACAagtaattttttgaaacaataaCCAGGAATTGTACTCAtccaaaatttgtaaaaaatggATGAAAGTAGAGTCAAAAGTTTTAGCAACTTGTTCACTCCGTGTTGTGATCAAAATCCTACTACCCTTTGCACCGCCCATCAATAATCTTTTAAGGCGTAACcattcctcttttttctcattcCACACATCATCCATTACGAATAAGTATTTCTTTCCATCGATTTTCTTTCTAAGCTCACTTTGTAATGAATCTATTTGAAGGTACGGCTTAGGCTTCGTCCCAGTTGCAGACTCTATCATCTTTTGGATAATAACTTTTAGATCAAATTCTTCAGAAACACACACCCATAACTTCAATTCAAACCCACTATTAGTCATATTGTGATGGGTATAAATAGACTGAGCAAGGGCAGTCTTTCCCAGTCCTCCCATTCCAACAATGGAAACAATTGCAATATCCTCTGTGATGTTGGAATTTAATAGAAGATCTATGACTACTTCCTTGTCATCATTCCTACCGATCACTTCCTCTTCAAGTATGTAAGAGTAAGTCTCCCGTCTCTTTCTCAACTCTTCATCATCTCTTTTCTCGATCACATGCTCAGAAAAgctaaattgatttttgtcaTCATTAATAGATTGTAGCCTCTGTCTAATATCCTTGATTTTGTGATCTATTTTccaattagatttaaatttggaaaagagGATACGtactagttttctttttctctgaTCTTTGGCCAAAACCTGCCTTCTTAAGGTTTCGTAGGAGGACTCGTCCACCAGGTCATCAATCTCGTACAAAGCATCCTTAAGCCTTGAAACCCAAGCCTTGACAGCAAGGCTCTTGGACTGCTGCTCCTCCGCATCGAGAAGCACAGCTTGAATGGCAGAAAGCGAGTGTTTGAGTTTGTCGAGTTCATCATTGACACCCCACAACAACCCAAGCTCCTGTAGTGCGGAAGAGCCCAATTTGAATATGATGTCTGCAGTAACGTTGTAGAGAATAGCTTCAGCCATGGTGGATGAAAAAGGagcaaaattttggaggaAGGGTAGCAACTTAGATCAGGTTGATAAACAAGTGAGTACTTAAATTTagctaaaataaatttgggaTACAAAAGTCCTTGTGGATAAAGCAAAAGGTGACTAACAACACCATATTATGTATACACGCATATATACGTATCACTTTTTCAATATCAACATACCATGCACAAgtaacatattttattttgaagaattgTAGGCCATATACTCATCTCAGTTTTCCATACATTTCCATTAATTAAAgtatgaaaatatatgtagGTAGGAAGATGGCTGAAGCTCCAAACTTGATTCCATTAACATGGCTTATACCAAACACAAGCTTTGCCATTAACTTTTATAGATGATCTTGGTCTATGcactcaaataataatataatgttaGTACTACCAGTTTGTGAGAtgcttcttatttttttattcaaagatagaataactttaaaaaaagaaaaaggtagtGCATATTCATTGTTCACACATAATGACCCCAAAGTGACCGAAAGAACAAGAATAAAAGGATATAAAGAAACAACATGATATCGATAAAGTTTGAGTCAATTATTTACACTATATCCAATTGAGTCCTTCTTTATCATCGTTGgaaatacaatcacaaatagCAATAATTGATAGACAAAAAAtaactttgaaaagaaaaagataaactcCAAATTTCTCTTGGACGATTAAAGTCTAGAAATAATTATGTACTCAACTGGATAAAAGAGAGCATCTAAGTTTTCTCAAATCTTTAGAGCATTTAGATGTGACTTGAAAACCAGCgcaatgaaaatattgaatttgaatatggTTGTTTGgttctaataaaaaataaggatATCTATGTATAGAATGTATAGAATTCAGTACGTCATGAAACCAAACATTGACACAAACAACCATTGCCGACGTAGGTAATGTGGGTTGATTTAGACAAGCAAGCCCGACGTTTTAATTCAAAACATCAGACTTGAtccatcattttcatttaaaaaaatttttcATCCATGTTTCTCTGACACACATGAAAAACACGTCAGGGAAAcgtaatatattaattttattgttaaccTTTCCCCGACGTCGAGGACAAAAACATCGAGAaggttgaaataaatatttaaatgttgaaGTTTTCCCGAAGTTACTATACAAACGTCGACCGTTGTACAAACCAAGGTCGACATACGCGTTGACCCCGTCGAGGAATCTTTGGAATAACTTTTactgattaatttttttcaacgtGTCACTTATGACGTTGGAGAAAGTCCACCCTATTTGTTTTGTATTCATAGAACACAGACAAAACATTAATCCGCATTTGAAATGGTTATGGGGGAAAAGGTATTTTCTTCAGCACACTTCACATTGTATGCTTGTTTTTGCTTCTATATTTTTCCAATAGTGTAATTTTCtcaaagtttttctattgttGTGAAGATGTTAAAGTTGAAGAATCAGATTAGAAGGGAAATTGAGCTAAGAAACAAAGGTCAGAAGAGGCTTAAACTCTTGATAAAAAGGCTTGAATCCCTCAACAACATCAgaaattttcacaaattccTCACCCTCGAAGGAAATGGAAAgccaaaaatcaaaattagagAAGCTCGTTTCAACGATTCAGAAAATCACAATGCCAGAAAATTCTCAATATTACCATATCAAACAACTCCGAATCTCGTAACACTTCCTACGTTGATACGCAACATACCTCTCAAATCCCTCACACAAAAGATCAAAGgtactaataataattaaataaataaataacaaatatatatatatatatatatatatatatatatatatatatatatatatatatatatttatcccGACGTCATTTACATACGTCGGGGTAAGCGTATATGCCGACGTCGTTCATTTTGAGCGTCGCCTGAAATTTTCCTAACGCCTTTTGTCCAACGTTCTTGCCAACGTAGGATTGGACGTTGGCATTACTTTGGCCGACTCACTTTGAAGTTCTGCCAACGTTTTAATGCGTCAGAAATATCCAGTTTCTTGTAGTGCAGCCAACCCTTacatctaaaataatattgactTTATTTTAATGTGTTAACACATTTAGCTACTATTCAAATGACTTCTTCTCTATGTGAATATCTAATAGGAATTAAAGGAAGgtggaaattaaataaacaactaAACAATTGGAAGATGAGAAGGATGAAGAGATGCACCTGGATATCTCACCTAGGTTACTTAGTGTCACAATCGCAATCTTTCAAATATGGAACGGGCGATTGTACTACGACACTTGCTTTAACTCAGTGAACAAATCCGCCGTACTAAATCGAAAAATCACTGATCAAACAAACAACGCCTTGGAGAAACATGCTCGTAACACTCAGCAACCCATCATACTCCAAGCCTACCACTTTATGAGACGCCTTTACTTTTGTTTGTCTCTTTTTCAACTTCAAAGGcaaatcaactttaattttaaaaagaaaaaggtagtGCATGTACATACATATCTTAAAGTGattgaaaaaaagaggaataaaagatcaaatgagaaaagaaaagaaataaaacatcAGAATTGCATTAAAGTTGAGACAATTATATTTCACATCATCCAATTATGTCTTCACAAACGTATGCCATAGAACTAGGGAAGCAAAACCCTTGTTCTATTCTAACACCCTTTATCACACTAAGGTAGAAACATAGGAACACATAAATaatgggaagaaaaatacaaatatttcaaCAACCGGCCAACATTGAGTGATGATGATACGAACCTCGGCTTCCGCCATAGCGTAAAGGGTTAGTCGAGGTTTTCCTTGTAGATATGAAATTTCAATGATTCCGTTTAGTGAAGGTGATCGGTGAGTGTTACTACATGCATGCAGATTAgttaatccaaaatttaatcTTCAATTTATGAAAATCAATGCATGCGATTACCAAATGCTAAAGTTGATTTCACCTAAGCCAAGCCAATTGACTTGACTTAATTAACTTATGAAACACTAATTGAATCAATGAGACCatgtattttcaatttcatatcaATTGCATTTAAGATCGTCTAGGGCAAGTTAGATTGAGTagtatatatttagttttcaagCAGTACCTAACTAAAATATTCATGCAACAAGTCGTAGTGAATACAAGTCGTTGGTTTACAAGCTGTAATCAAGAAATCATCAATCGTACGATGCCGTGATACATATTTCAGTAAAAACACAATTGAATCCACAACTAAAAGACAATTCGGTTCTCAAActcacaattaattaaaacacacAACTTAGTTATACAAGTCGTTGGTTCATCATCACAAGCTGTAATCAAGAAATCACCAATTGTACTATGTCATGATACATATTccaataaaaacataattgaatCCACAATTAAAAGACAATTCGGTTCCAAACTCACAAATACTTAAAATAGTTAGAGAAAATTCTTAACAATCCAAACTAGAAATGAGTACCTTAGCTCATTCTCGACATTTCAAGCAATgtggaaaagataaaaagaacatgaagcaacaaaaaaagatgCAGAAAGTTGAGTGAGGATGAGTTATAGCCAACTGAAATTGGAGAGAGCTTGACCTAGATGGTGGAcgaattatttataaaagtgtAACCATGTCGTGAGACTATGCTCCTTTCATATTCAAAGGCAGCTACTACCTTACTAGTGTTGTTCCATGAGCCGTCGTGGTGCTGCAAGGTAGAGGTTATTTAAATTAACCTCTTTTGCACTCATTGACTCTGGTGTATGCGTATTAACTTCATCTACACCCAATTAAGCTTTAATTTGACACAAACACCGTATTCTACCATTGATTGTATCTCATAACCTACAAAATGGTCAAATAAGAACGTCAAATTATAgaataatcataattaaagGAAATGAGATAACACATTTTCAGTGCTTTCAGGTCATGTCTCCTGATTGAGATAAGAGCACTTtattaaaagaggaaaatagaCCTTCAGCGAACCCTTTAGTTGGGAATGATAACTTAGAGAGATAACCAATCTCTTCTAACACCAACTAAATAaccatttcaaatttatatttttgttttttttaaatcatgtttttaaatttttgtttattgaaaacaaaaataatgtatttatttgaaagcttcgtttttcattttcaatttttcttcgtaattttaaaatcaagtttcttgtttaaaaacaaaaaaaagacaaaaaaaaaaaaaaa
Coding sequences within:
- the LOC101213572 gene encoding putative disease resistance protein RGA3, translating into MLLVHDIIFKLGSSALQELGLLWGVNDELDKLKHSLSAIQAVLLDAEEQQSKSLAVKAWVSRLKDALYEIDDLVDESSYETLRRQVLAKDQRKRKLVRILFSKFKSNWKIDHKIKDIRQRLQSINDDKNQFSFSEHVIEKRDDEELRKRRETYSYILEEEVIGRNDDKEVVIDLLLNSNITEDIAIVSIVGMGGLGKTALAQSIYTHHNMTNSGFELKLWVCVSEEFDLKVIIQKMIESATGTKPKPYLQIDSLQSELRKKIDGKKYLFVMDDVWNEKKEEWLRLKRLLMGGAKGSRILITTRSEQVAKTFDSTFIHFLQILDEYNSWLLFQKITCLEGHPSNPEKLDQSSSLIQIGREIVSKLKGVPLTIRTIGGLLKDNKSKRVWLSFKDNELHRILGQGQDNLKEVRLILELSYKYLPANLKQCFLYCALFPKDYEIKTHELILMWSAQGFIQPNGSKDNSLIDIGNDYFMELLSRSFFQEVTKNERGDIIACKMHDLMHDLACWIADNECNVINIGTRHFSWKDQYSHKDQLLRSLSKVTNLRTFFMLDSANDLKWEFTKILHDHLQLRALYFKNLKNAMIVLEFTGKLKHLRYLSIMDSFILNLPDSITELYNLETLILRNSSFKMLPDNIGNLINLKHLDLSNNRNLKFLPDSISDLCKLEELILHGCLRLEEFPEDTKKLINLKHLSICGCLSLTYLPKRLGELSDLQILRFQINRID